One Desertifilum tharense IPPAS B-1220 DNA window includes the following coding sequences:
- a CDS encoding CCA tRNA nucleotidyltransferase, whose translation MSFVAMRDRILESKNWPFSLDCLPHEAYLVGGAVRDALLDRDREYLDLDFVMPFQSVQTARAIAQRYNAGFVVLDPERQIARVVFENATVDLALQEGESLETDLRRRDFTMNAIAYNPRTGEFIDPLQGRQDLDCGTIRQVSLKNLQDDPLRLVRAYRQAAQLQFTIEPQTRDSIRTLAPLLTRVAAERIQTELSYWLNTPGGSEQLQAALADGLLKWILHDGVSQKAIAQVSQIDSLVAELAETSPPLAQELQHSVPGLASGSKRTLTAITKLAILLNPYPNPGLQYTRLNSTVEKASVEEFMAQMKYSNAEIRAVTTALKYSPQLQIPNRSIREQYFFFQSVGDLFAIVVLFTLAQGIPLEQLSPDIQRYLNPQDPVAHPVSLVTGTDLIQSLNLKPSPLLGKLLTEIQIAQAEGKISTRQDALDLAQSLA comes from the coding sequence TTGAGTTTTGTTGCTATGCGCGATCGCATTTTAGAGTCCAAAAATTGGCCATTTAGTCTAGACTGCTTACCCCATGAGGCTTATCTCGTTGGGGGGGCGGTTCGGGATGCGCTGTTAGATCGCGATCGCGAATACCTCGATCTAGATTTTGTCATGCCTTTTCAATCGGTGCAAACAGCTAGAGCGATCGCCCAACGCTACAATGCGGGTTTTGTCGTCCTCGATCCAGAACGCCAAATTGCCAGAGTAGTTTTTGAAAACGCGACGGTAGACTTAGCGCTACAAGAAGGGGAGAGTTTAGAAACCGATCTGAGGCGGCGAGATTTTACGATGAATGCGATCGCCTATAATCCCCGTACGGGGGAATTTATCGACCCCTTACAGGGGCGTCAAGACCTCGATTGCGGTACAATTCGCCAAGTCTCCCTCAAAAATCTCCAAGACGATCCTCTGCGTCTGGTACGGGCTTACCGTCAAGCCGCGCAACTGCAATTTACCATTGAACCGCAAACTAGGGATAGCATTCGCACCCTTGCACCTCTGTTAACCAGAGTCGCCGCCGAACGCATCCAAACCGAGTTAAGTTATTGGTTAAATACCCCTGGGGGAAGCGAACAACTCCAAGCCGCCTTAGCAGATGGCTTGCTGAAATGGATTTTACATGATGGAGTCAGCCAAAAGGCGATCGCGCAGGTCAGTCAAATTGACTCGCTTGTCGCTGAGTTAGCAGAAACCTCGCCCCCATTAGCCCAAGAATTACAGCATTCAGTCCCTGGTTTAGCTTCTGGATCGAAACGGACATTAACTGCAATTACCAAACTTGCAATTCTCCTCAATCCCTATCCCAATCCTGGCTTACAATATACTCGCCTCAACTCAACGGTAGAAAAGGCTTCAGTTGAGGAATTTATGGCACAAATGAAATACAGCAACGCCGAAATTCGCGCCGTCACAACCGCCCTCAAATATTCTCCCCAACTCCAAATCCCCAATCGGTCAATTCGCGAACAATACTTCTTTTTTCAAAGCGTTGGCGATCTATTCGCGATCGTTGTTCTGTTTACCCTAGCCCAAGGCATCCCCTTAGAACAACTCTCTCCCGATATTCAACGTTACCTCAATCCTCAAGATCCGGTTGCCCATCCAGTTTCCCTCGTCACCGGAACAGACTTAATTCAATCCCTGAACCTCAAACCTAGTCCCCTACTGGGAAAACTCCTTACCGAGATTCAAATTGCCCAAGCCGAAGGAAAGATTTCCACCCGCCAAGACGCTTTAGACTTGGCTCAGTCTCTAGCGTGA
- a CDS encoding Ycf34 family protein gives MCICVNCQYVDRCTTYHAVEHQHQQPHLTETPDFEAVEPTINVNIRQKDDFIEMEWDVVGCESFKQDMGKWARLRPGELVPT, from the coding sequence ATGTGTATTTGCGTCAATTGCCAATATGTAGACCGTTGTACCACTTATCATGCCGTCGAACACCAACACCAACAACCCCATCTGACGGAAACGCCAGACTTTGAAGCGGTAGAACCCACCATTAACGTCAATATTCGCCAAAAAGACGACTTCATTGAAATGGAATGGGATGTTGTCGGTTGCGAAAGTTTCAAGCAAGATATGGGTAAGTGGGCAAGACTGCGACCTGGTGAATTAGTCCCTACCTAA
- a CDS encoding serine/threonine-protein kinase, which produces MSYCFNLACSKPHNPESAQFCQSCGSKLLLGDRYRAIEALGVGGFGRTLKATDEHIPSKPLCVIKQFFYGETSSQSSRHTQKASELFRQEALRLDELGQHPQIPNLLAYFTYENRQYLIQEFIDGQNLAQELDTNGAFSEKQVRELLIDLLPVLQFVCDHQVIHRDIKPDNIIRSQQSGKYILVDFGAAKVASQTSLQKTGTVIGSAAYTAPEQLLGKATPVSDIYSLGVTCVHLLTQIPPFDLFDSTEGKWVWRHYLRTPISSQLARVLDKMLEPAIKNRFPSATSVLNSLNANSLPPNSSAAGFLSLALQQKIPPKTMASALVTASPNAVEVSPRNPELELKESIQEILKKYWLTGNVNLIKNQLSIVINREESTPVNYPFIVKEITEKVKELAFKRIETMKVSGKIQGKQKPEWTYCCDLKSAQPTVSDLVLLKLAQYTTQKFWLAQLKNPKFWLDCLLLSLMGFVLTMRIVPIHPIVAILASVGFMGVKTVVKGDRNFQEDLLYKQVIAFTFFLGFLNINLLVRGTFGLLIAAIVMAVPLLYIKTTPS; this is translated from the coding sequence ATGAGCTACTGTTTTAACCTCGCTTGCAGCAAGCCCCATAATCCTGAATCCGCCCAATTTTGTCAGAGTTGTGGGTCAAAATTATTATTGGGCGATCGCTATCGCGCCATTGAAGCGTTAGGGGTGGGGGGGTTTGGCAGAACCCTCAAAGCCACAGACGAACATATCCCCTCAAAACCGCTGTGCGTTATCAAACAATTCTTTTATGGGGAAACCTCTTCCCAGAGTTCGCGCCATACCCAAAAAGCCTCCGAATTGTTTCGCCAAGAAGCCCTAAGATTAGATGAGTTAGGTCAGCATCCCCAAATTCCAAACTTATTGGCTTACTTTACCTACGAAAATCGTCAATACCTGATTCAAGAGTTTATCGACGGTCAAAACCTGGCGCAAGAACTCGACACCAACGGCGCATTTAGCGAAAAACAAGTCCGAGAATTACTGATTGACCTGTTACCTGTCTTACAATTTGTTTGCGACCATCAAGTTATTCACCGCGATATTAAGCCGGATAATATTATTCGTTCCCAACAGTCCGGTAAATATATACTAGTGGATTTTGGTGCGGCTAAAGTCGCCTCCCAGACTTCGCTTCAGAAAACGGGAACCGTTATTGGTAGCGCTGCTTATACTGCACCCGAACAACTTTTAGGGAAAGCCACCCCAGTTAGCGATATCTATAGTTTAGGCGTGACTTGCGTTCACTTGCTGACACAAATTCCTCCCTTCGATCTATTTGATAGTACCGAAGGAAAATGGGTTTGGCGACATTATCTTAGAACGCCTATTAGTTCTCAATTGGCGAGAGTTCTTGATAAAATGTTGGAACCTGCTATTAAAAATCGCTTTCCTTCAGCCACTTCAGTTTTAAATAGCTTAAATGCAAACTCTTTACCTCCAAATTCCAGTGCAGCCGGCTTTCTTTCCCTAGCCCTTCAGCAGAAAATACCCCCAAAAACGATGGCTTCTGCATTAGTAACAGCCTCACCCAATGCGGTTGAGGTTTCTCCTCGAAACCCAGAATTAGAATTAAAAGAATCCATTCAGGAGATTCTCAAGAAATACTGGCTAACGGGGAACGTCAATCTGATTAAAAATCAACTGAGTATCGTCATTAACCGGGAAGAATCCACCCCAGTCAATTATCCGTTTATTGTCAAAGAGATTACGGAGAAAGTCAAAGAACTTGCGTTTAAGCGGATTGAAACCATGAAAGTTTCTGGCAAAATCCAAGGAAAACAAAAGCCAGAATGGACGTATTGCTGCGATTTAAAATCGGCACAGCCTACGGTTTCTGATTTAGTTTTACTCAAACTCGCGCAATATACGACTCAAAAATTCTGGTTAGCGCAACTGAAAAATCCCAAATTCTGGTTAGACTGCTTGTTGCTTTCCCTTATGGGTTTTGTGTTGACGATGCGTATCGTTCCTATACATCCGATTGTGGCGATTTTAGCATCGGTTGGGTTTATGGGGGTGAAAACTGTCGTGAAGGGCGATCGCAATTTTCAAGAAGACTTACTGTACAAACAAGTAATCGCGTTTACCTTTTTCTTAGGCTTTCTCAACATCAACTTACTTGTTCGGGGCACCTTTGGCTTACTCATAGCGGCTATAGTGATGGCAGTACCGCTGCTTTATATCAAAACGACGCCTAGCTAA
- a CDS encoding PIN domain-containing protein: MVFLNTILGTRVYLDTNIFIYAFEGYPEFATRLAELFTLIDEGSVSAVTSELTLAEVLVKPFIDNNQHLQQVYQQALQSIGGLEVISIGRPVLIEAARVRSHSSSLRLPDAIHGATALLSGCSTFLTNDRRLLSLPGLQVVIFSELT, from the coding sequence TTGGTCTTTCTGAATACAATACTAGGAACGCGAGTTTATCTAGATACGAATATCTTTATCTATGCGTTTGAAGGATATCCTGAGTTCGCAACACGACTCGCAGAACTGTTTACGCTGATTGATGAGGGAAGCGTTAGTGCGGTTACAAGCGAGTTAACTTTGGCAGAAGTTCTAGTTAAACCCTTTATCGATAATAATCAGCATCTGCAACAAGTATACCAGCAAGCTTTACAGAGTATTGGGGGATTAGAGGTTATTTCCATCGGTCGTCCAGTTTTGATAGAAGCGGCTAGAGTGCGATCGCACTCTTCTTCTTTGAGGCTACCAGATGCTATTCATGGCGCAACTGCTCTATTGTCGGGTTGCAGTACCTTTTTAACAAACGATCGCCGACTCTTGAGTTTACCAGGGTTACAAGTGGTTATCTTCTCGGAATTGACCTAA
- a CDS encoding DEAD/DEAH box helicase: MPRLPRLTFDRGTLLLHPPPQGKAWVDYATWDDRVEKFRVLGIHYRPLIEAMQAEGTEFEDEAKAFHPIELLPAFEMEPYPHQQEALSAWKQAQRRGVVVLPTAAGKTYLAQLAMQATPRSTLIVVPTLDLMHQWYAHLQAAFPDAEVGLLGGGSRDKTSILVATYDSAAIHAEALGARYALLICDECHHLPTDFSRVIAEYSIAPYRLGLTATPERSDGRDRDLDLLLGEVVYRKTAEELSGKALAEHKIVQIKVKLSKQEHDRYNSLIATRNQFLQEANISLGSIQGWQRFVQASCRSPGGRRAMLAHREAKDIALGTDGKIRILADLLGQHYPERMLIFTADNATVYRISQEFLIPAITYQTPVKERHEILTRFRQGEYQALVASHVLNEGVDVPDARVAIILSGTGSKREYIQRLGRVLRKGTQQNKQAILYEVITEETSEERTAERRKGNVTPFPNKPKKADSNIENLPLFYGNNQNQTKRAAEDSQDWDV; encoded by the coding sequence ATGCCTCGACTTCCCAGACTAACATTCGATCGCGGAACCCTACTCTTGCATCCCCCACCCCAAGGGAAAGCTTGGGTAGACTATGCAACATGGGACGATCGCGTTGAGAAATTCCGCGTCTTGGGGATTCATTATCGTCCCCTGATTGAAGCCATGCAAGCAGAGGGAACTGAATTTGAGGATGAAGCCAAAGCCTTTCACCCGATAGAATTGCTTCCCGCCTTTGAAATGGAACCCTACCCGCATCAACAGGAAGCCTTAAGCGCCTGGAAACAAGCGCAGCGTCGGGGGGTGGTGGTGTTACCGACGGCGGCGGGAAAAACCTATTTAGCACAACTGGCGATGCAAGCCACGCCGCGCAGTACCTTAATTGTGGTGCCAACTTTGGATTTAATGCACCAGTGGTATGCTCATCTCCAGGCGGCGTTTCCTGATGCGGAAGTGGGGTTACTGGGGGGAGGTTCGCGGGATAAAACCTCAATTTTAGTGGCAACCTATGATAGTGCGGCTATTCATGCTGAAGCGTTAGGCGCGAGGTATGCTTTATTGATTTGCGATGAGTGCCATCATTTACCCACAGATTTTAGTCGGGTCATTGCTGAATATTCTATCGCTCCCTATCGGTTGGGGCTAACGGCGACGCCAGAACGATCCGATGGGCGCGATCGCGATCTAGACTTACTCTTAGGCGAGGTGGTGTATCGCAAAACTGCCGAAGAGTTATCGGGGAAAGCCCTCGCCGAACATAAGATTGTCCAGATTAAGGTTAAACTGTCTAAGCAAGAGCACGATCGCTACAATTCCCTAATCGCCACTCGCAACCAATTCTTACAAGAAGCCAATATTTCCCTGGGTAGCATCCAAGGCTGGCAGCGTTTTGTCCAAGCTAGCTGTCGTTCTCCAGGCGGACGTAGAGCCATGCTAGCGCATCGGGAAGCTAAAGATATCGCCCTTGGCACTGATGGCAAGATCCGCATTTTAGCAGACCTACTCGGACAACATTACCCGGAACGGATGCTAATTTTTACCGCCGATAACGCTACAGTTTATCGCATCTCCCAAGAATTTCTGATTCCCGCGATTACCTATCAAACTCCCGTCAAAGAACGCCATGAAATTCTCACTCGATTTCGCCAAGGCGAATATCAAGCGTTAGTGGCGTCCCATGTTCTCAATGAAGGCGTAGATGTCCCCGATGCTAGGGTAGCCATTATTCTATCAGGAACAGGCTCTAAACGCGAGTATATTCAACGCCTAGGACGGGTTTTGCGAAAAGGCACTCAACAGAATAAACAAGCCATCCTCTACGAAGTGATTACCGAAGAAACCAGCGAAGAACGTACCGCCGAACGTCGCAAAGGCAATGTTACGCCATTCCCCAATAAACCCAAAAAAGCCGATAGCAATATCGAAAACTTACCCCTATTCTACGGCAACAACCAGAACCAAACGAAACGCGCCGCCGAAGATTCCCAAGACTGGGATGTATAG